The Polyodon spathula isolate WHYD16114869_AA chromosome 3, ASM1765450v1, whole genome shotgun sequence genome has a segment encoding these proteins:
- the fam221a gene encoding protein FAM221A: MERIRISTNSAKAVDDYLEYKRIVGEDDGILFTPEEYEEYKKQVLPTRLQNRLYVSWAVPTGIDCKLIGPETQCFCTHRYKQHKTDFKEIPEVRPIVLPCRVRGCLCTSYHYVPLNGSQPVRCRCKHLASEHSETGQFKCKKCSTCSGFNSPFTCGCGQPTFAHEMLVETKEERLARGRPVGRDVPYAAMGGLTGFSSLAEGYMRLDDSGAGAPPVDVLESSGTALDHTFVKAYGGQRQTLTEDISTVTKQVSDLRTSEEDDMAYFERRYQERLKMEKTAKQPKGPSSTGKLPSRTSTQTKK; this comes from the exons ATGGAAAGGATTCGCATCAGTACAAATTCAGCGAAGGCTGTAGACGATTACCTGGAGTATAAAAG GATTGTTGGCGAAGATGATGGAATACTTTTTACTCCAGAAGAATATGAGGAGTACAAGAAACAGGTGTTACCTACACGGTTACAAAACAGATTGTATGTTAGCTGGGCAGTGCCCACTGGCATTGACTGTAAACTTATAGGaccagagacccagtgcttttgCACTCACag GTACAAACAGCACAAAACAGACTTCAAGGAGATTCCCGAAGTGCGTCCTATTGTGCTGCCTTGCCGGGTAAGAGGGTGCCTGTGTACATCATACCACTACGTGCCACTCAACGGCTCCCAGCCGGTCCGATGCAGGTGCAAGCACTTAGCTAGTGAACACAGCGAAACAGGACAATTCAAGTGCAAAAAAT GTTCAACCTGCAGTGGATTTAATAGCCCCTTTACGTGTGGATGCGGCCAGCCCACGTTTGCTCATGAGATGCTTGTTGAGACTAAAGAGGAGAGGCTGGCTCGTGGCAGGCCGGTGGGGCGGGATGTGCCGTACGCTGCCATGGGAGGATTGACAGGTTTCAGCTCTCTGGCAGAAGGTTATATGAGGCTGGATGACAGTGGAGCAG GTGCACCACCGGTAGATGTATTAGAATCCTCTGGAACTGCTCTGGACCATACATTTGTTAAAGCTTATGGAGGACAGAGGCAAACACTGACAGAGG ACATAAGCACTGTCACTAAGCAAGTCTCGGACTTGAGAACCTCAGAAGAGGATGACATGGCTTACTTTGAACGGCGTTACCAGGAGCGA